One Carassius auratus strain Wakin unplaced genomic scaffold, ASM336829v1 scaf_tig00214186, whole genome shotgun sequence DNA window includes the following coding sequences:
- the LOC113091467 gene encoding syncoilin produces MEDQEMNFEPAYGSPSEKDETFEPLFIEEEDEDYFEDCLEEIEAALTLPGESMPYSVKCREAFQAEFNGLMQQMLAQLDVFDAMHPTTAPLELFSETENQLDKNGFTNTNKFGETCLPDKEQAVLEVEDCAVPSPVEARPELSATMEIQKLREAFESCIEEVGQLERRRNALVQELLELEEPMAQELQTVREALVEEHRLLSKVRLERQSLQEETQKTKRHLFTAARDGAQRQVELELQTIQVEQLNQAQEELKDLAVKLTEEIANIHSHHQSSLQELQKQLNVTQESSKRKNRSYVTQGRRASCDLQQYLQGGIKALEEFYEPRLVSLLKRREATMDSLSKAKGQCQELRAQLGPLREEEQMLRLQRSCLEERIRLMERQRNENVEQYRETVDALEENIRELKTELKVQIKKTEELDMLKNNMAEELLFYREHVEGSCKQENSVEVEKT; encoded by the exons ATGGAGGATCAAGAAATGAACTTTGAGCCAGCTTATGGGTCTCCATCTGAGAAAGATGAAACGTTTGAACCCTTATTTATtgaggaggaagatgaagacTACTTTGAAGATTGCTTGGAAGAGATTGAGGCTGCTCTAACTCTTCCGGGAGAATCCATGCCTTATTCAGTAAAATGCAGAGAAGCTTTTCAAGCCGAGTTTAATGGACTTATGCAACAGATGTTGGCACAATTAGATGTTTTTGATGCCATGCATCCAACTACTGCACCACTGGAGTTATTTTCAGAAACAGAAAACCAATTGGACAAGAATGGATTCACAAACACAAATAAGTTCGGAGAGACGTGCCTTCCTGACAAAGAGCAAGCTGTGTTGGAGGTCGAAGATTGCGCTGTTCCCAGCCCTGTCGAGGCAAGGCCTGAGTTGTCTGCCACCATGGAAATACAAAAACTCAGAGAAGCATTCGAGAGCTGTATTGAGGAAGTGGGCCAGTTGGAGCGCAGAAGGAATGCGTTGGTTCAGGAGCTTCTTGAGCTCGAGGAGCCCATGGCCCAAGAGCTGCAAACTGTGAGGGAGGCTCTGGTGGAAGAACATCGCCTCCTGTCCAAAGTCAGGCTGGAAAGACAGAGCCTGCAGGAGGAGACTCAAAAAACTAAGAGACACCTGTTTACAGCGGCCCGAGACGGTGCACAGAGACAAGTAGAGCTTGAATTACAGACGATACAGGTGGAGCAGCTAAACCAAGCTCAG GAGGAGCTGAAGGATCTTGCTGTTAAGCTGACTGAGGAGATAGCCAACATCCATTCACATCACCAAAGCAGCCTGCAAGAACTGCAAAAGCAACTGAACGTCACTCAAGAATCCAGCAAGAGAAAGAACCGCTCTTATGTGACTCAAGGCCGCCGGGCTTCTTGTGACCTCCAGCAGTACCTGCAGGGTGGGATCAAAGCTCTGGAAGAGTTTTACGAGCCCCGGTTAGTGTCTCTGCTGAAGAGACGGGAGGCCACCATGGATTCCCTCAGTAAGGCTAAAGGGCAATGCCAGGAGCTGAGGGCTCAGTTAGGACCGCTGAGAGAAGAGGAGCAGATGCTGAGACTCCAGAGGTCTTGTCTGGAGGAGAGGATCCGACTAATGGAGAGACAGAGGAATGAAAATGTGGAACAATATCGG gagACAGTTGATGCCTTGGAGGAGAACATCAGAGaactgaaaactgagctcaaggTCCAGATAAAGAAGACAGAAGAGTTGGATATGCTGAAAAACAACATGGCCGAAGAGCTGTTGTTCTACAG